The DNA window gcgtatgaaatttcataccttgAACTATCAGCAGAATGTTCgcaattgtttcaccaatttcttccattttttcgcactgagTCACATCTTTCACACCTTTCATGGACATTCGTTCTCAATCCGAAACAAAAATCAGTGATTTAGAAGAGAAAtttaatatgtattgttcaTATTTTGACTTCGATTTTTGTCCAACtttgacattcgaaaacacaatggaaatttacaaaaaaatattattgggCATAGGTACACATTATAATTTATAGGGTATTAATTACTGTTCACAGAAGACCAGATTTTTGAAGACGCACAttggacaattatgcgtagaacggcagtatacaAATCAAGTGTTCATCTATTCCTCGTGCTTATTTTTTTGTGTAATTCGTGACCACAGTAGTAGTCCAACTAATTCGCTCCATTTGCATGAGTCTAGTTAGAACCACATTAAGAATTGCAACTACTACTcttataaaaaatattccgATCTGACAGTTGAATTATTTATACGTTCCGTAAAATCACCCAAAGATAGCCCCATTCACAGTCAAGTCTTTTGATCGAGTCGTGCACCCATCTCTACAAAATCTAAACTTTGAAGGAACATTCACTTTATAACTGCAAGGATCGCTCTACATAAAATATGCTATTAAAACATTGCATTCTTCATTGCATATCTATTGGATAAAATAAATCACATAAAATTGTTTAAGCATTGCAAACTCTTTCAACTAAATCTAGTTACAAAATACCATGAGATACAATATGGGTGGCTACTTCCTAAATTTTACTCTTGACTTCAGCCGAACACAATCTAAAGCAATACTTACACCtatccgatccgtttcagtGGCGATTGCGTACCGTGCAATATTGGTCTCCGTGCACTGGTACTGAACCGTCACTGAATCCGATCGAAAAGGTGTGAATTTGGCTTAATACTGCAGCAGATGGACGGTATTGACGTGACGCCGCAGGGTGGCTTTATGCTTGAACTGCGACAGACACTCCTGGCACTGGTACGGAAAGTCCTCCGCGTGGATCTTGATATGCTCCAACCAGTCAACCTGTTCCAGGAAGCTTTCCGCACAGACACGACAGCGGTACTTGGTGAACGTGAAGCAGGTCCGGTTCCGCACGTGCCTCGCCAGCGATGGCGCATGCTGGAACTGCTCCCGACAATTGGGGCACTGGTGAGGTCGGTTGTGAACCCGGGCATGCTCCGCCAGCCCACTGATCGTTTTGAACGATTTTGGACAGTAACGACATTTGTACTTGCCACTTCCACTACCGTTCAGGAAtggtttgaaaattttcggtcgCGACCGCTTAATGGCATTACCAAGCAAATTTATTCGCTTGGATTCAACGGTCGGTTCTACATTGTGACTAGTTGGGTTGTCGTTTCGTACATCGTTCAAAGTTTGCTTTCCGTTTAGCTGGGACTGGTATACTTGTTCCCGTTGCTCAGTCTTGTAGGTTTCGTTGACATCCGGTTCGCCCAGTTTTGATTTGATAAGCTCATCGACGCGCTTCGCCTGCGATCGAAACCGGTAGAATTCAACCAGCGCTCTTTGGCAACACTCACAAATGGTGCAACCCGGTTCGTCCGTGAGTGAGAGCTGCAAATGGGAAATAACGCATATTTAATAAACATCTTTGTACACATCAGTCTAGGTGCTTGTGGATTGGTTAATTTTAGAACTGAAGGACAAAACTGAATCTAGCCTTTTATGACGGTATACAGGGGTTAATAGGTTTGGTGCTTAACTGTTCAAACGCTAAGTTGAGATATTCTATTAATATCATTGAAACAATTAAGATTGTTGACCGAGTGTCACTTTTAAAAATAACAACCGAATAACTGAGCAGAAGTTTTGATTTTACCGCAAGTACCTGTGACATATTTTTAATCACTGAAAATAGAATTGGACAATGTTGACTCTTTCAAGACACAGGATAATTAGCGCCTTTTCACGCTGTTCTTTTTATCATCCTATCTATTTGATGCCGATGATTCAAGCAGCGTACCAACTTAGTTCAACGCTTCGACTTAACTGGACAGATAAAAAAATGAtgacactcgattcgagttttcattgtgttcAAACATAAATGGTTAAAACTGGTTCTTAATAACAAATTGATACCAATTTTGCGCATCCATAAATTGTGGaccatataaaaaattaaacctcCCTAAAGCACAAAATAGGCTACTTACTCTGTTGCCGCGTTGGAATAGGTAAAACAAAAttcatagtgaatattttttgtggtgTGTGTCCTGTCGCATCGTGTGCGTACAGCTTTACGATAACATGGCACTGGAATCAAGGGAAGCCTTCTCATTGAAACAAagaatattacattttatttcgaaatatttcAAAGATATCGAAAAAGTAAGGATACTGCAACCGCTACACACCTTGACCCAAGattcaaaaaaatccatttcgAAAGCACGCTATCCGCATCGTCTGCCGTTTTCTTTGTTGGTAGGtgcaatttttcatatttttaggcctcattttttcatgtttttttagcGGAGCAAATTAAGGATTTGGCAAACGAAGCGGCTTCAATATCCATTAATGGTGAAAAAAATCCCGCACGAAATGAATCATTGGACGATCTATGGTCAATACACGATTCATTAGTAACGGAAGTGAATCGTGCACATGTTCCGGATAGTGCTGGCGGGATTCCGGTGGATTTACGACAGTACCTTAATACTCCGTTAGTGCCGAGAACCAGTGACCCGATGCTCATTTGGAAAGATATGCGAGCGCAATTCCCGAATCTATACTAAGTAGCGGTTAAGTACTTCAGTGTTTCAGCGACCTCAGTTCCCTCTGAACGTTTATTTTCGAAAGCTGGTCAAGTATTGACCAAAACGAGAAATCGATTGTCAGGAccaaatttggacaaaattcttTTCTTAAATTCAGTAGATGATACAATGTGGTTTACCTAAACCAATATGACTTTATGTACAGTTATTGGATTGTACGCTAGCTGCGCGAAATGAATAATGAAATtcgaaaaagttatgaaatgagaaatcaactaattattttattttaaaacgaaTATTTTGTTCTAATAACTATATTACTCTTTTcagaactttttcgaatttccTTATACATTGGGATTCAAATACAGTTCTTTAAAAACACGCGATTTGTATCCAATATTTATTAACTAAATCATCTAGATAATCGAGAAACCAATAATTTGGAACGATCAATCGAACTAATCAATCACCGCAGAAAAATTAAtcgattaatttaaaaaatcggaCATCCCTCATAATTCATTCATTAGACGTTCAACACTATCATCGTAACGAAGAGTGCCATCACCCACTGATTGCACCATTCTTCGTGGGCGAACACAACCCCGCAGTATGACCTAATCTTACCTTAACATTAGTACATTCATAGATCAACTGAATCAGCTGGGTGGTACTATTTCCGGCAACGTCATCCGCAGTAGTAT is part of the Topomyia yanbarensis strain Yona2022 chromosome 1, ASM3024719v1, whole genome shotgun sequence genome and encodes:
- the LOC131677013 gene encoding zinc finger protein 135-like is translated as MFTNSVVLPEKLELPSETAAFCRLCLAKDNLLALGSAGKVNTTADDVAGNSTTQLIQLIYECTNVKLSLTDEPGCTICECCQRALVEFYRFRSQAKRVDELIKSKLGEPDVNETYKTEQREQVYQSQLNGKQTLNDVRNDNPTSHNVEPTVESKRINLLGNAIKRSRPKIFKPFLNGSGSGKYKCRYCPKSFKTISGLAEHARVHNRPHQCPNCREQFQHAPSLARHVRNRTCFTFTKYRCRVCAESFLEQVDWLEHIKIHAEDFPYQCQECLSQFKHKATLRRHVNTVHLLQY